A stretch of DNA from Acidobacteriota bacterium:
CGTTCAATTACAATCATGTCTGCTTCGAGAACGGCTCCACGGACACCGCTACTAAGGATCCTGAGAATCCGGCAACGGCGGGGAATGGATTCTACTATCTTGTGGACGGTGAGAACTGCTTCGGTGAAGGGACCCTGGGATATAAGACTGGAGGAACGCCGAGACCTAACAATAGCCCATGTCCCTGATCTATGATCGGGGATTGATTCTCTTTTTACCTTTTGCCTTCAAATCAGGCCTGGCCATTCTTGACTTTATTTTGAAGCATCGATCATCTGAAGAGCTTTCCGCGCCTCGTTTCTGATCTCATCGACCGGGTCTTTTAGAAGATTTTTCAAAAGCTGTTCGGAACTCGCATCCTTCATTTCGCCGAGAGCCTTGATTGCTTCCCTTCTCACTGTGAGGTCCCCCTGGGAAGCGGCATTCCGGAAGATGGGAAGTGAAGCCGGATCTCCGATCTTGAGGAGCGCTTTGATGGAAGCGACCTTAATCATGATATCAGGGTCCTCAAAACTCTTCGAAAGGTAAGGGAGAGCCCTCTTGTCCCTCAGTTCCCCCATGGCATCGACGACCGAGTGCCGGACATCCGCTTCAGGATCCACGGAGAGCATGGTAAGGATATCGAATAGAGAAGCATCCTTCATTCTTCCTGCCGCTTCGGCACAGCTCTGTCTCACGGTAAGATCGGGGTCCTTTGCGGCGTTCTGGAGGATGATCTGAAAGTTGTTATGCTGCTCGGCATTCCCGGGGATCTCTGCCATGGCCAGGATGGCGGCAGAGCGGTTGAAAGGCTCTGGATCGGATGCAGCCTTAACAAGGAAAGGGATAGCCTCAGGAGACCAAAAAGATCTCAGTGCGCTGATTACATTCCTCCGCACGCTCTTGTGCTCATCGGAGATCAGCTTGCCAACGTGAGGGATCGACGTAACATTCTGAATGTTGGAAAGAGCATTGAGGGCTGCTATCCTGAGAGCAGGAGAGGAATCCTCCAGGACAGGGATGAGGATCCTTTCGCTCTCGATGCTCTTCATCTTGCCGATGGCCAGAGCTGCTTTCACCCTGATCTTTTCATCAGGGTCATTCAGCAGTCCGGATAGAACGGGAAGAGTCTCTCTGTTCTCAAGTATGCCCAGTGCCTCGATGACGG
This window harbors:
- a CDS encoding HEAT repeat domain-containing protein, producing the protein MISQVFERGFFLLLTGAAVLWYAIISSPFAEEAKDIAKNLESPSPLERKDAILQLSQTAEAGSIPLLEKMIKDQDGTVRSAAISAIKNVCMNIMVKNTKSLIHDPDMNVKDDVLRAISDLNPSHFSEVYLTFVRDSEPSIRARCLEAMGNTKSSSFVPLLIEGLNDEYEFARISAIYALAFMEQRSAAPEIARLASVKNKDVKSAVIEALGILENRETLPVLSGLLNDPDEKIRVKAALAIGKMKSIESERILIPVLEDSSPALRIAALNALSNIQNVTSIPHVGKLISDEHKSVRRNVISALRSFWSPEAIPFLVKAASDPEPFNRSAAILAMAEIPGNAEQHNNFQIILQNAAKDPDLTVRQSCAEAAGRMKDASLFDILTMLSVDPEADVRHSVVDAMGELRDKRALPYLSKSFEDPDIMIKVASIKALLKIGDPASLPIFRNAASQGDLTVRREAIKALGEMKDASSEQLLKNLLKDPVDEIRNEARKALQMIDASK